The Drosophila innubila isolate TH190305 chromosome 3R unlocalized genomic scaffold, UK_Dinn_1.0 2_E_3R, whole genome shotgun sequence genome has a segment encoding these proteins:
- the LOC117790115 gene encoding MICOS complex subunit Mic60 isoform X1, which yields MYRLAVIEQCKCAVQRTLPPTGNRHYSNNRSHGGNGQHQQQQQRQRSSLPPPPHLREAGFGKVMLLLTPLAAVGGVITYAKYDKGFRQMVEKNVPGAESIIKVTLREEPPFQDLTKSVNEQYDKVKSTFNNVSDSVNSVTSKVTGFFGGNSAPEVPPTPIKHIDQKKQRSESESAKPKTTAPIAKSEPQVAVIPVPAPAAAPKPSAPKVSPLPQEVVELEKAIELSAQLAVKEYNTAIGVLKKFNEDVRHVVDKAVEHGENSLWRTLKNRAGARDTAVSTAERAAREAQDKIDRCELALSKAVTSENQEKVEQVRNKIKKLVEHISQVKDELYRHKDTASVSDKYWRSVEQARNYFIDEIESIFPGLNLSDKKLNISKEDLDLFILHAYSHVVAYQKELQRLQTDGELRLKRAIDSLKGDNSSSALRAQLEYHLEAEKRKLAVENQKKIFQIHADADKQLRLQLKKQAEAHTDHIKDIVAQRETDLTRSFKRELDDKLAAEKANYKLQLAAMLGKLRGMDTALAERAETERSANQAQALWAACQALWASVRTATPGVHYKEKLRPLKNEINAIAKVAEGDELVTAVLKNMPKEAQERGVFPEDALRERFLNVERIARRLALVPENGGSLPIYFLSFLQSLFIVRPDNPISRDELDNKPFDYNKLDTYDILNRARYHVDRGDFLQALKYLNLLEGASREVASDWMKETRLMLETQQAANTLMAHAAASGLLYL from the exons ATGTATCGACTAGCAGTTATAGAACAGTGCAAGTGTGCAGTGCag CGCACTCTGCCACCCACAGGCAACAGacactacagcaacaacagaagtCACGGCGGCAATggacaacaccaacaacaacaacaacggcaaagGAGTAGTCTGCCCCCACCACCTCATCTACGCGAAGCTGGCTTTGGCAAAGTGATGCTCCTGCTGACACCACTGGCTGCAGTCGGCGGCGTTATTACCTATGCCAA GTACGACAAAGGTTTCCGCCAAATGGTTGAGAAGAATGTGCCTGGCGCCGAATCGATCATTAAAGTAACTCTCAGGGAGGAGCCACCGTTCCAGGATTTAACCAAAAGTGTCAACGAACAATACGACAAAGTAAAATCGACTTTCAACAACGTATCCGATTCGGTTAACTCAGTTACTAGCAAAGTAACCGGCTTCTTTGGTGGAAACAGTGCACCGGAAGTGCCACCCACTCCAATTAAACACATCGACCAGAAGAAGCAACGCTCCGAGTCGGAATCGGCCAAGCCAAAAACAACTGCCCCAATTGCAAAGAGTGAGCCCCAAGTGGCCGTCATCCCGGTGCCCGCTCCAGCAGCGGCTCCAAAGCCATCGGCGCCCAAGGTGAGTCCTCTACCTCAAGAAGTCGTGGAACTGGAGAAGGCCATTGAATTGTCGGCCCAGCTGGCTGTCAAGGAATATAACACGGCCATTGGGGTGCTGAAGAA GTTTAATGAGGATGTGCGACATGTTGTGGACAAGGCTGTAGAACATGGCGAAAACTCGCTCTGGCGTACACTGAAAAATCGTGCTGGTGCACGAGACACGGCCGTATCGACGGCTGAACGTGCAGCTCGCGAGGCACAGGATAAGATTG ATCGCTGTGAACTTGCCTTGAGCAAAGCAGTCACATCCGAGAACCAGGAGAAGGTGGAGCAGGTGCGTAACAAGATTAAGAAGCTCGTCGAGCACATTAGTCAAGTCAAGGATGAGCTCTACAGACATAAGGATACGGCGAGCGTCTCTGATAAATATTGGCGCAGTGTGGAACAAGCACGCAACTATTTCATCGATGAGATCGAGTCCATCTTTCCTGGCCTCAATCTCTCCGATAAGAAATTGAATATATCCAAGGAGGATTTGgatttattcattctgcacgCCTACTCCCACGTGGTGGCCTACCAAAAGGAGCTGCAGCGCCTGCAAACCGATGGTGAACTGCGTCTCAAGCGTGCCATTGACTCCCTAAAGGGTGACAATAGCTCCAGCGCTCTGCGTGCCCAGTTGGAGTATCATTTGGAGGCGGAGAAGCGCAAGCTGGCCGTTGAAAATCAGAAAAAGATATTCCAAATCCATGCCGATGCTGATAAGCAGCTGCGTTTGCAGCTCAAGAAACAGGCCGAAGCGCACACGGATCACATCAAGGATATTGTGGCTCAACGTGAAACGGATCTGACGCGCAGCTTCAAGCGTGAGTTGGACGACAAGTTGGCAGCCGAAAAGGCCAACTATAAGCTTCAACTAGCTGCTATGCTGGGCAAGCTACGCGGCATGGATACGGCTCTGGCTG AGCGAGCTGAAACGGAGCGTTCGGCTAACCAGGCGCAAGCCTTGTGGGCTGCTTGCCAGGCTCTCTGGGCTTCGGTGCGCACTGCCACGCCCGGCGTGCACTACAAGGAGAAGCTGCGACCTCTGAAGAACGAGATCAATGCAATTGCCAAGGTCGCTG AGGGTGATGAACTGGTGACTGCAGTCTTGAAAAATATGCCCAAGGAGGCACAGGAACGTGGTGTGTTCCCAGAGGATGCGCTGCGTGAACGTTTTCTGAACGTGGAGCGCATTGCACGGCGCTTGGCGCTGGTGCCGGAAAATGGAGGCAGCCTTCCTATTTACTTCCTCTCATTTCTGCAGTCATTGTTTATCGTGCGACCGGATAATCCCATTTCCAGAGATGAGCTTGACAACAAGCCCTTTGACTATAATAAATTGGATACCTACGACATTTTAAATAGAGCTAG GTATCATGTGGATCGTGGTGACTTTTTGCAGGCGCttaaatacttaaacttgTTGGAAGGTGCGTCACGAGAAGTTGCCAGCGATTGGATGAAGGAGACCCGCCTCATGTTGGAGACACAACAGGCGGCTAATACACTGATGGCTCATGCCGCAGCAAGCggtttgttgtatttgtag
- the LOC117790115 gene encoding MICOS complex subunit Mic60 isoform X2 yields the protein MYRLAVIEQCKCAVQRTLPPTGNRHYSNNRSHGGNGQHQQQQQRQRSSLPPPPHLREAGFGKVMLLLTPLAAVGGVITYAKYDKGFRQMVEKNVPGAESIIKVTLREEPPFQDLTKSVNEQYDKVKSTFNNVSDSVNSVTSKVTGFFGGNSAPEVPPTPIKHIDQKKQRSESESAKPKTTAPIAKSEPQVAVIPVPAPAAAPKPSAPKVSPLPQEVVELEKAIELSAQLAVKEYNTAIGVLKKFNEDVRHVVDKAVEHGENSLWRTLKNRAGARDTAVSTAERAAREAQDKIDRCELALSKAVTSENQEKVEQVRNKIKKLVEHISQVKDELYRHKDTASVSDKYWRSVEQARNYFIDEIESIFPGLNLSDKKLNISKEDLDLFILHAYSHVVAYQKELQRLQTDGELRLKRAIDSLKGDNSSSALRAQLEYHLEAEKRKLAVENQKKIFQIHADADKQLRLQLKKQAEAHTDHIKDIVAQRETDLTRSFKRELDDKLAAEKANYKLQLAAMLGKLRGMDTALAEIEDEFKGIPKLMII from the exons ATGTATCGACTAGCAGTTATAGAACAGTGCAAGTGTGCAGTGCag CGCACTCTGCCACCCACAGGCAACAGacactacagcaacaacagaagtCACGGCGGCAATggacaacaccaacaacaacaacaacggcaaagGAGTAGTCTGCCCCCACCACCTCATCTACGCGAAGCTGGCTTTGGCAAAGTGATGCTCCTGCTGACACCACTGGCTGCAGTCGGCGGCGTTATTACCTATGCCAA GTACGACAAAGGTTTCCGCCAAATGGTTGAGAAGAATGTGCCTGGCGCCGAATCGATCATTAAAGTAACTCTCAGGGAGGAGCCACCGTTCCAGGATTTAACCAAAAGTGTCAACGAACAATACGACAAAGTAAAATCGACTTTCAACAACGTATCCGATTCGGTTAACTCAGTTACTAGCAAAGTAACCGGCTTCTTTGGTGGAAACAGTGCACCGGAAGTGCCACCCACTCCAATTAAACACATCGACCAGAAGAAGCAACGCTCCGAGTCGGAATCGGCCAAGCCAAAAACAACTGCCCCAATTGCAAAGAGTGAGCCCCAAGTGGCCGTCATCCCGGTGCCCGCTCCAGCAGCGGCTCCAAAGCCATCGGCGCCCAAGGTGAGTCCTCTACCTCAAGAAGTCGTGGAACTGGAGAAGGCCATTGAATTGTCGGCCCAGCTGGCTGTCAAGGAATATAACACGGCCATTGGGGTGCTGAAGAA GTTTAATGAGGATGTGCGACATGTTGTGGACAAGGCTGTAGAACATGGCGAAAACTCGCTCTGGCGTACACTGAAAAATCGTGCTGGTGCACGAGACACGGCCGTATCGACGGCTGAACGTGCAGCTCGCGAGGCACAGGATAAGATTG ATCGCTGTGAACTTGCCTTGAGCAAAGCAGTCACATCCGAGAACCAGGAGAAGGTGGAGCAGGTGCGTAACAAGATTAAGAAGCTCGTCGAGCACATTAGTCAAGTCAAGGATGAGCTCTACAGACATAAGGATACGGCGAGCGTCTCTGATAAATATTGGCGCAGTGTGGAACAAGCACGCAACTATTTCATCGATGAGATCGAGTCCATCTTTCCTGGCCTCAATCTCTCCGATAAGAAATTGAATATATCCAAGGAGGATTTGgatttattcattctgcacgCCTACTCCCACGTGGTGGCCTACCAAAAGGAGCTGCAGCGCCTGCAAACCGATGGTGAACTGCGTCTCAAGCGTGCCATTGACTCCCTAAAGGGTGACAATAGCTCCAGCGCTCTGCGTGCCCAGTTGGAGTATCATTTGGAGGCGGAGAAGCGCAAGCTGGCCGTTGAAAATCAGAAAAAGATATTCCAAATCCATGCCGATGCTGATAAGCAGCTGCGTTTGCAGCTCAAGAAACAGGCCGAAGCGCACACGGATCACATCAAGGATATTGTGGCTCAACGTGAAACGGATCTGACGCGCAGCTTCAAGCGTGAGTTGGACGACAAGTTGGCAGCCGAAAAGGCCAACTATAAGCTTCAACTAGCTGCTATGCTGGGCAAGCTACGCGGCATGGATACGGCTCTGGCTG AAATAGAGGATGAATTTAAAGGTATTCCCAAGCTTATGATAATTTAG
- the LOC117790120 gene encoding fumarylacetoacetate hydrolase domain-containing protein 2A, producing MKAAVSLLRNHLGFARIHAKAAPLDKYPLRGNPLESIISSCHNEYHRPRCRFVQYIRSGDTHKRLGMVSENGCKMIELSNLTCAATDMVQFIQQRYCMDSLLDSSQFLEVNDVMEDLRLLPPIDAPVKIIGVTCNYYDSCNEQNLRIPKFPEFFVKFNTSITGALDNIRAHHVAKRIDYGCQLAVVIGCKCRNVPRVEAMGCVFGYMIAQDITARDWNVLLGGQTLLGKSLDSFCPLGSVIVHKCHVPDVNNLWIKTIVNGKERQSGNTRNMIFKIDYIIHRLSQFMTLCPGDIILTGTPAGAGAYQTPSSFLKPGDLVESEIQKLGKMRNKVVNPYA from the exons ATGAAAGCTGCAGTATCTTTGCTGCGTAATCATTTGGGATTCGCGAGAATACATGCGAAAGCGGCACCTTTGGATAAATATCCTTTAAGGGGCAACCCTTTGGAATCAATAATCTCCTCCTGTCACAACGAATACCATAGACCGAGATGTCGATTTGTTCAATATATACGATCCGGAGACACACATAAGAGATTGGGAATGGTCTCTGAGAATGGGTGCAAAATGATTGAATTGTCCAACTTAACTTGTGCCGCGACAGACATGGTGCAGTTCATACAGCAAAGGTATTGCATGGACAGTCTTCTCGATAGCTCACAGTTCCTGGAAGTGAACGACGTGATGGAGGATCTTCGGCTGTTGCCTCCAATTGATGCACCGGTCAAGATCATTGGTGTTACGTGCAACTATTACGACAGCTGCAATGAGCAAAATCTTCGAATACCAAAATTTCcagaattttttgttaaatttaacacCTCAATAACTGGAGCTCTGGACAACATACGTGCTCATCATGTAGCCAAG CGCATTGATTATGGCTGCCAGTTAGCCGTGGTCATTGGCTGTAAGTGCCGTAATGTGCCACGGGTCGAGGCTATGGGCTGTGTTTTTGGCTATATGATTGCTCAGGATATTACTGCACGGGATTGGAATGTATTACTTGGTGGTCAAACATTGTTGGGTAAATCCTTGGATTCCTTTTGTCCATTGGGATCGGTTATTGTGCATAAATGTCATGTGCCTGATGTGAACAATTTGTGGATTAAGACTATTGTCAATGGTAAGGAACGACAAAGCGGCAATACAAGgaatatgatttttaaaatagactACATTATACATCGACTCTCTCA GTTTATGACCCTCTGCCCTGGTGACATCATTTTAACTGGAACGCCAGCTGGTGCCGGCGCTTATCAAACTCCGTCGAGCTTTCTCAAGCCAGGTGATCTTGTCGAGagtgaaatacaaaaattaggaaaaatgCGAAATAAAGTAGTCAATCCTTATGCATAA
- the LOC117790118 gene encoding isocitrate dehydrogenase [NAD] subunit beta, mitochondrial, which translates to MSMLAKKLGRTLVQAAAVRRLHVSAAVGAQEAAHSGNRTSCTLIPGDGVGPELVYSLQEVFKAASVPVDFEAYFLSEINPVLSAKLEDVVASIQKNKVCIKGILATPDYSNEGELQTLNMKLRTDLDLYANVVHVRSLPGVKTRHSNIDTVIIREQTEGEYSALEHESVPGIVECLKIVTAKKSMRIAKFAFDYATKNNRKKVTAVHKANIMKLGDGLFLKCCEEVSKLYPRIEFDKMIVDNTTMQMVSNPNQFDVLVTPNLYGAIVDNLASGLVGGAGVVAGASYSAETVVFEPGARHTFAQAVGKNLANPTAMLLCGTKMLRHINLPTYSEVIQNAINQVLKDGKVRTKDLGGQSTTADFTRAVIANLH; encoded by the exons ATGTCGATGCTGGCTAAAAAACTGGGACGGACATTGGTGCAG GCAGCAGCGGTGCGCAGACTGCATGTTTCGGCGGCTGTCGGAGCTCAG GAAGCTGCCCACAGCGGAAATAGAACATCCTGCACTCTAATTCCCGGCGATGGTGTCGGTCCCGAGTTGGTTTATTCCTTGCAGGAGGTCTTCAAG GCAGCAAGTGTGCCTGTCGACTTTGAAGCTTACTTCCTGTCCGAAATCAATCCCGTGCTGAGCGCCAAACTTGAGGATGTAGTGGCTTCCATTCAAAAGAACAAAGTTTGCATTAAG GGCATCTTGGCCACGCCCGATTACAGCAATGAGGGCGAACTGCAAACGCTCAACATGAAACTGCGCACAGATCTGGATTTGTATGCCAACGTTGTGCATGTGCGCTCCTTGCCTGGTGTGAAAACCCGTCACTCCAACATCGATACGGTCATCATTCGCGAACAGACCGAGGGTGAATACTCAGCGTTGGAGCATGAGTCTGTGCCCGGCATTGTGGAGTGCCTGAAAATCGTCACTGCCAAGAAATCGATGCGTATTGCCAAGTTTGCGTTCGATTATGCCACCAAGAACAACCGCAAGAAGGTCACAGCGGTGCACAAGGCCAACATCATGAAGCTGGGCGATGGTCTGTTCCTGAAGTGTTGCGAGGAGGTCTCCAAATTGTATCCCCGCATTGAATTCGATAAAATGATTGTCGACAACACGACCATGCAAATGGTGTCCAATCCCAATCAATTTGATGTCCTGGTCACCCCTAATCTGTATGGTGCCATTGTCGACAACTTGGCATCCGGTTTAGTTGGCGGCGCCGGCGTCGTTGCTGGTGCTTCTTACTCAGCGGAGACTGTGGTGTTCGAACCG GGAGCACGTCACACCTTCGCCCAGGCTGTGGGCAAGAATCTTGCCAACCCAACGGCAATGTTGTTGTGCGGCACAAAGATGTTGCGTCACATCAATTTGCCCACGTACAGTGAAGTCATTCAAAATGCCATCAACCAGGTGCTCAAGGACGGCAAGGTGCGCACCAAGGATTTGGGTGGCCAATCCACTACGGCGGACTTTACGCGCGCTGTCATTGCCAATCTGCACTAG